The proteins below are encoded in one region of Paenacidovorax monticola:
- a CDS encoding aromatic ring-hydroxylating oxygenase subunit alpha: protein MSDLSLQLQQAASQLPVSSYFDEALFQRELETIFQRGPRYVGHQLSVPNAGDYYALPQEGEGRALVRNATGQVELISNVCRHRQAVMLKGRGSLQGQGKGHAGGNIVCPLHRWTYNASGELLGAPHFAHDPCLNLNNYKLREWNGLLFEDNGRDIEADLAGMGPRADLSFDGYVLDHVELHECNYNWKTFIEVYLEDYHVGPFHPGLGNFVTCDDLRWEFQKEYSVQTVGVASTFGKPGSDVYKKWHEVLLAYRQGRIPERGAIWLTYYPHIMVEWYPHVLTVSTLHPVSVNKTLNMVEFYYPEEISAFEREFVEAQKAAYMETCIEDDEIAERMDAGRKALLDRGDNEVGPYQSPMEDGMQHFHEWYRARLGDAVPTR from the coding sequence ACCATCTTCCAGCGCGGGCCCCGCTACGTGGGGCACCAACTCAGCGTTCCCAACGCCGGCGACTACTACGCCCTGCCCCAGGAAGGCGAGGGCCGGGCGCTCGTGCGCAACGCTACGGGCCAGGTCGAACTGATCTCCAACGTGTGCCGCCACCGCCAGGCCGTGATGCTCAAGGGCCGCGGCTCGCTGCAGGGCCAGGGCAAGGGCCACGCGGGCGGCAACATCGTATGCCCCCTGCACCGCTGGACCTACAACGCCAGCGGCGAGCTGCTGGGCGCCCCGCATTTCGCGCACGATCCCTGCCTGAATCTCAACAACTACAAGCTGCGCGAGTGGAACGGCCTGCTCTTCGAGGACAACGGCCGCGACATCGAGGCCGACCTCGCCGGCATGGGCCCCCGCGCCGACCTGTCCTTCGACGGCTACGTGCTCGACCATGTCGAGCTGCACGAGTGCAACTACAACTGGAAGACCTTCATCGAGGTCTATCTGGAGGACTACCACGTGGGCCCGTTCCACCCAGGGCTGGGCAACTTCGTGACCTGCGACGACCTGCGCTGGGAGTTCCAGAAGGAATACTCGGTGCAGACCGTGGGCGTGGCCTCCACGTTCGGCAAGCCCGGCTCCGACGTGTACAAGAAGTGGCACGAGGTGCTGCTGGCCTACCGCCAGGGCAGGATACCCGAGCGCGGCGCCATCTGGCTCACCTACTACCCCCACATCATGGTGGAGTGGTACCCGCACGTGCTCACCGTGTCCACGCTGCACCCCGTCAGCGTGAACAAGACGCTGAACATGGTGGAGTTCTACTACCCCGAGGAAATCTCCGCCTTCGAGCGCGAGTTCGTCGAGGCCCAGAAGGCCGCCTACATGGAGACCTGCATCGAGGACGACGAGATCGCCGAGCGCATGGACGCCGGGCGCAAGGCCCTGCTCGATCGCGGCGACAACGAGGTCGGCCCCTACCAGAGCCCCATGGAGGACGGCATGCAGCACTTCCATGAGTGGTACCGTGCGCGCCTGGGCGACGCCGTGCCCACGCGCTGA
- a CDS encoding sulfurtransferase, with protein sequence MPYTTLISVSELQSLQASGAPLMVFDCSFELAQPDAGEQRYRESHIPGAVYAHLDKHLSSKSGPAASGGRHPLPTRERFGAWLASVGLANGMQAVVYDRNGSSQCARLWWMLKWAGHDAVAVLDGGLQAWTAASLPVVQGDEPARAPGTFALQAPLRRLVTAAEVLASLGQPGQTVLDARAAPRYRGEVEPLDPVAGHIPGALNRPFTENIAADGRFKPAALLRAEFEALLQGRDAGTVVHQCGSGVTALPNLLAMEVAGLGPTGLFAGSWSEWCSDPARPVKRG encoded by the coding sequence ATGCCCTACACCACCCTCATCTCCGTTTCCGAACTGCAATCGCTCCAGGCCAGCGGCGCGCCGCTGATGGTGTTCGACTGCAGCTTCGAACTCGCGCAGCCCGATGCGGGCGAACAGCGTTACCGCGAGTCCCACATCCCCGGCGCGGTCTATGCCCACCTGGACAAGCACCTGAGCAGCAAGAGCGGCCCCGCCGCCTCCGGCGGCCGCCATCCGCTGCCCACGCGCGAGCGCTTTGGCGCCTGGCTGGCCAGCGTAGGCCTTGCCAATGGCATGCAGGCTGTGGTGTACGACCGCAATGGCTCCAGCCAATGCGCCCGCTTGTGGTGGATGCTCAAATGGGCAGGCCACGATGCCGTGGCCGTGCTCGATGGGGGCCTGCAGGCCTGGACCGCCGCCAGCCTGCCCGTGGTACAGGGCGACGAGCCCGCCCGCGCGCCCGGCACGTTCGCGCTGCAGGCGCCGCTGCGCCGCCTCGTCACGGCCGCCGAGGTGCTGGCCTCCCTGGGCCAACCCGGCCAGACCGTGCTGGACGCACGCGCCGCACCGCGCTACCGCGGGGAAGTGGAGCCACTGGACCCGGTGGCGGGCCACATCCCCGGCGCACTCAACCGCCCCTTCACCGAGAACATCGCGGCCGATGGGCGCTTCAAGCCCGCAGCGCTGCTGCGCGCGGAGTTCGAAGCCCTGCTGCAGGGCCGCGATGCGGGCACGGTGGTGCACCAGTGCGGCAGCGGCGTGACCGCGCTGCCGAACCTGCTGGCCATGGAAGTGGCGGGGCTGGGCCCCACGGGCCTTTTCGCCGGCAGTTGGAGCGAGTGGTGCAGCGACCCGGCCCGGCCCGTGAAACGGGGCTGA
- a CDS encoding DMT family transporter → MQALWMVLASFLFASMGVCVKIASAHFNAAELVCYRGFIGMAILWALARSQGVTLATRYPGMHAWRSLVGVVSLGAWFYAIGHLPLATAMTLNYMSSVWIAAFLVGGALLAWRPAATAPRPPLQAPLVLTVLAGFAGVVMMLRPNIDPNQMFAGLVGLLSGLSAAFAYMQVVALSRLGEPETRTVFYFAMGSAIAGGAAMTVTGMSAWPGWPALWLLPIGILAAGGQLCLTRAYASARTQRGTLVVANLQYSGIVFAGLYSVLLFGDDIPLIGWVGMALIVASGIVATILRARAAPGTPAEEH, encoded by the coding sequence ATGCAAGCCCTCTGGATGGTGCTGGCCTCGTTCCTGTTCGCCAGCATGGGCGTGTGCGTCAAGATCGCCTCGGCCCACTTCAACGCGGCCGAACTGGTCTGCTACCGCGGTTTCATCGGCATGGCCATCCTCTGGGCGCTCGCGCGGTCGCAGGGCGTCACACTCGCCACGCGCTACCCTGGCATGCATGCCTGGCGCAGCCTGGTCGGCGTGGTGTCGCTGGGCGCCTGGTTCTATGCGATCGGCCACCTGCCGCTGGCCACGGCCATGACGCTGAACTACATGAGCAGCGTGTGGATCGCGGCCTTCCTCGTGGGCGGCGCGCTGCTGGCCTGGCGCCCCGCCGCCACGGCGCCGCGCCCGCCGCTGCAGGCACCGCTGGTGCTCACCGTGCTTGCGGGCTTCGCAGGCGTGGTGATGATGCTGCGCCCCAATATCGACCCGAACCAGATGTTCGCGGGCCTCGTGGGTCTGCTCTCGGGACTGTCGGCCGCCTTCGCCTACATGCAGGTGGTGGCGCTATCGCGCCTGGGCGAGCCCGAGACGCGCACGGTGTTCTATTTCGCGATGGGCTCGGCCATCGCGGGGGGCGCGGCCATGACCGTGACGGGCATGTCCGCCTGGCCGGGCTGGCCCGCGCTGTGGCTGCTGCCCATCGGCATCCTCGCGGCAGGCGGGCAACTGTGCCTCACGCGCGCCTATGCCTCGGCGCGCACGCAGCGCGGCACGCTGGTGGTGGCCAACCTGCAGTACTCGGGCATCGTGTTCGCCGGGCTCTACAGCGTGCTGCTGTTTGGCGACGACATCCCGCTCATCGGCTGGGTCGGCATGGCGCTGATCGTCGCGAGCGGCATCGTGGCCACGATCCTGCGGGCCCGCGCGGCGCCGGGCACGCCCGCCGAAGAGCACTGA